The genomic region TAAGTAACTAAAGGAGAGAGTAAAGGAGATGCTTGTGACCAATTACCAAAAATATTGACAAAACTACCGAAAAAATAGTCTGATCAACTGGAGTTAGACTAGGATGTGTCTGAGATCCAGAATAATAACACCTAACTGTTAACATTGAAATTAATGAAATTTGGGGGCATAGGCGTGGTTCCTTTCTTTAGAAACTTCCGCTCGTCATGGGATATGGGTATCGATCTCGGTACAGCTAACACCTTAGTATACGTGTCTGGTAAAGGCATAGTATTACAGGAACCATCAGTAGTGGCGATTGATCATAATGAAAAAATAGCCTTAGCAGTGGGAGAGGATGCCAAAAGGATGCTGGGCCGAACTCCAGGCAATATTACGGCAGTTCGACCCCTTCGTGATGGTGTTATAGCCGACTTTGACACAGCCGAGCTAATGTTAAAAAGCTTCATTCAAAGGGTAAATGAAGGCAAACCTCTGCTCCTTCCGAGGATTGTTATTGGCATTCCCAGTGGAGTAACGGGAGTAGAGAGAAGAGCTGTTATGGATGCAGCTGCTCAAGCGGGGGCCAGGGAAGTATATCTAATTGATGAGCCAGTAGCAGCAGCCATTGGTGCTGGTTTGCCAGTAGCAGAGCCCACTGGTAATATGATTATCGATATTGGTGGAGGTACTACGGAAGTAGCTGTACTTAGCTTACAGGGAACAGTGGTCAGCGAGTCAGTTCGGATTGCTGGTGATGAGCTAACCGATTCCATCACTCAGTACATGAAGAAAGTTCATAATTTGGTAATTGGGGAAAGAACAGCAGAGGACATTAAAATCCGCATTGGTTCCGCCTATCCCAGCACTGATGAAGATCAGGGGACTATGGAAGTTCGAGGTCTCCATCTGCTTTCTGGGTTGCCAAGAACAGTCACAGTGCAAGGGCAAGAAGTACGTGAAAGCATGCTAGAACCATTAGCAATTATAGTAGAAGCAGTCAAACGCACTCTGGAAAGAACACCTCCAGAACTGGCAGCCGATATTATTGATAGGGGAATCATGTTGGCAGGAGGTGGTGCGCTACTTAAAGGCTTAGACACACTAATTAGTCATGAAACTGGTATAGTAACCCACATAGCTGCGGATCCCTTGAGCTGTGTAGTCTTGGGAACTGGACGTGTCCTGGAAAACTTCAAGCAGCTTGAACGTGTATTTAGTGGAAGGTCCCGTAACACATAAAAATCTTAATGCTACCGTAGTGGATACCTGGATCCATCTAAATTATTGGAATTGGATAGTATCCACTAAGTAATAACAAAGGGTGAAAATCATTATGGAAATGTTTGGTGGGTACTGTTATTACTATTTTTTTTACTAAAACACTGATTGACTAATCAATTACATGTTAAAATAAGGAACAAATGTTTACTATAAAACGTTGGTGGGAGCATAAGACATTACAGCTAGCATTCTTAGGTTTAATATTGGGTGGTGCTTGGACATTGAAGGAGACAAATGGTGAGTTATTAATGGAGCTATACCAATCTTTTATCTCTCCTTTAACCACCTTGCAATCTATTAATCCTACGGAGAATAGAATTCGGGATGCTAAACTCATGGAGTTACAAACTCGCATAGTGGAATTACAAACCCAAAATCAAAGACTACAAAATTTACTGGGCTATGTAGAGAAGAGGGTAACTTCCAATCGCCCAGTAGTAGCAAGAGTAGTTGGACGTAGTGCAGATCACTGGTGGCAACAAGTAACTGTAAATAGGGGGGCAAAAGTAGGAATTAAACCTGGTTTTGTAGTCAAAGCAGAAGGTGGGCTAGTGGGTTTGGTGCGCACAGTTACCCCCCATACTAGCCGCGTCCTACTAATTAGCGATGCCACAAGTCAAGTAGGAGTAACTATTAGTCGAACTGCAGCTAAAGGTATTTTGCGGGGTGATTATTCCGGGGAGGGGGTGTTGGAATTTTATGAGAAAGTCCCTAATATTAAGATAGGGGATGTAGTATCCACTTCCACCTACAGTCGAAAATTTCCACCCGGTGAACCCGTGGGGAGAATAAAGTCTTTAGATTTAAAGAAATTGCCAGCCCCGTTAGCCAAAGTGGAATTGTTTCCACCAATTCGCTACTTGGACTGGGTGACAATATATCCCCATGTACCAGATAATCTGGAGGAAATACCAAACAACATTAACGATAACCAGAGCAATAAATAATTAAAGCACCCTTGAGAACCTGAACATTTCTACTCAATCTGGTAAAACAATGAAAATTTCTGGATTTTTTAGCGGTAAAAATCTCAATTCAACCAAAAAATACCAAGAATCCAAGCCCTTAATTCCTCCACTGAAGTACTGGTACCCCTGGTCACGGGAAGTTTTAAACTGGATAGTTATATTTATATCTGTGCTTCTATGCTTATTAATATCACCAACTAGATTTTTGGGTACGGAGTTGTTGGGAATAGCACCCAACTGGCCATTAATTTGGCTAGTCGCTTGGAGTGTGAAACGTCCTGCGATTTCTGGTGCGTTCGCGGGTATAATTATGGGACTGTTGCAAGATGCTTTAACATATCCTCATCCTTCCCACACTGTAAGCCTAGCAATTGTGGGGATATTAACTGGTCGACTGCAAAAACAGCGTTTTATTCAGGAGGATTTTATTTCCATTGCCCTCATAGTATTTATTATGGTTCTTATATCAAATACTGTTTTTGTTGTTCAGTTATTCTTTACGAATAATAGTTGTAGACCTAATTGTTTCCAAATGATTGAGGATATCTGGATATACTACCAGAGATCTACTCTTTCTTCTGCTATTCTCAGCAGTCTTTGGGCTCCTGTAGTGTATTATCCTCTTAATCATTGGTGGCAAAAAATCAAGTTGACTCGTA from Cylindrospermopsis curvispora GIHE-G1 harbors:
- a CDS encoding rod shape-determining protein encodes the protein MGIDLGTANTLVYVSGKGIVLQEPSVVAIDHNEKIALAVGEDAKRMLGRTPGNITAVRPLRDGVIADFDTAELMLKSFIQRVNEGKPLLLPRIVIGIPSGVTGVERRAVMDAAAQAGAREVYLIDEPVAAAIGAGLPVAEPTGNMIIDIGGGTTEVAVLSLQGTVVSESVRIAGDELTDSITQYMKKVHNLVIGERTAEDIKIRIGSAYPSTDEDQGTMEVRGLHLLSGLPRTVTVQGQEVRESMLEPLAIIVEAVKRTLERTPPELAADIIDRGIMLAGGGALLKGLDTLISHETGIVTHIAADPLSCVVLGTGRVLENFKQLERVFSGRSRNT
- the mreC gene encoding rod shape-determining protein MreC, encoding MFTIKRWWEHKTLQLAFLGLILGGAWTLKETNGELLMELYQSFISPLTTLQSINPTENRIRDAKLMELQTRIVELQTQNQRLQNLLGYVEKRVTSNRPVVARVVGRSADHWWQQVTVNRGAKVGIKPGFVVKAEGGLVGLVRTVTPHTSRVLLISDATSQVGVTISRTAAKGILRGDYSGEGVLEFYEKVPNIKIGDVVSTSTYSRKFPPGEPVGRIKSLDLKKLPAPLAKVELFPPIRYLDWVTIYPHVPDNLEEIPNNINDNQSNK
- the mreD gene encoding rod shape-determining protein MreD, whose amino-acid sequence is MKISGFFSGKNLNSTKKYQESKPLIPPLKYWYPWSREVLNWIVIFISVLLCLLISPTRFLGTELLGIAPNWPLIWLVAWSVKRPAISGAFAGIIMGLLQDALTYPHPSHTVSLAIVGILTGRLQKQRFIQEDFISIALIVFIMVLISNTVFVVQLFFTNNSCRPNCFQMIEDIWIYYQRSTLSSAILSSLWAPVVYYPLNHWWQKIKLTRN